A part of Arthrobacter dokdonellae genomic DNA contains:
- a CDS encoding electron transfer flavoprotein subunit beta/FixA family protein, whose product MKIVVLIKQVPDTADERTLDPDTGWLNRDAGDNIVDEINERALEVALRVKDGEKSTEVVVLAMGPEEASKAIRKALSMGADSGIHILDDSLAGADAARTAAVLAAALKDAGADVIIAGNESTDGRGGVVPAMVAEHLGLPLVGSLASLELVPGKVSGERQGESGTLSVSAGLPAVVTVTERSAEARFPNFKGILTAKRKPVATLSLADLDVPATPSRAVILSHSERPPRTAGTKIVDEGNAGSLLADYLIENRLV is encoded by the coding sequence ATGAAGATCGTCGTACTGATCAAGCAGGTGCCGGACACCGCGGACGAGCGCACGCTCGATCCGGACACCGGCTGGCTCAACCGCGACGCCGGCGACAACATCGTTGACGAGATCAACGAGCGCGCCCTGGAGGTTGCCCTCCGCGTGAAGGACGGCGAGAAGTCCACCGAGGTGGTGGTGCTGGCCATGGGCCCGGAGGAAGCGTCCAAGGCCATCCGCAAGGCGCTGTCCATGGGGGCCGATTCTGGCATCCACATCCTGGACGATTCCCTGGCGGGCGCCGACGCGGCACGAACGGCCGCCGTGCTCGCGGCGGCGCTCAAGGACGCCGGCGCGGACGTCATCATCGCCGGCAACGAGTCCACCGACGGCCGCGGCGGCGTGGTGCCGGCCATGGTGGCCGAGCACCTGGGCCTGCCGCTCGTCGGGTCCCTCGCGTCCCTGGAACTCGTCCCCGGCAAGGTGTCCGGGGAGCGGCAGGGCGAATCCGGCACGTTGTCCGTCAGCGCGGGCCTGCCCGCCGTCGTCACGGTGACGGAGCGCAGCGCCGAGGCCCGCTTCCCCAACTTCAAGGGCATCCTGACGGCCAAGCGCAAGCCCGTGGCAACCCTGTCACTCGCGGACCTGGACGTGCCAGCCACGCCCTCCCGCGCCGTGATCCTCTCCCACAGCGAACGCCCGCCGCGCACCGCCGGCACCAAGATCGTCGACGAGGGCAATGCCGGCTCGCTGCTGGCCGACTACCTCATTGAAAACCGTTTGGTCTAG
- a CDS encoding MarR family winged helix-turn-helix transcriptional regulator — protein MAPAAPLPMDPIAEAKRQWIAHGWADAADGMAAFSSVMRAHQLMYGRVDAVLRPLGLSYARLELLRLLSFTRDGALPMASASARLQVHPTSITNVVDRLERDGFVRREAHPSDGRATLVVLTGTGRALVDRATEVLNGQVFEQPGIPVEDLRSMTGILARFRRASGDFTDPAPHPEPL, from the coding sequence ATGGCCCCCGCAGCACCCCTGCCCATGGATCCCATCGCGGAAGCCAAACGGCAATGGATCGCGCACGGCTGGGCCGACGCCGCCGACGGGATGGCCGCCTTTTCCTCCGTCATGCGCGCCCACCAGCTCATGTACGGCCGGGTTGACGCCGTCCTCAGGCCCTTGGGCCTCTCCTACGCGCGGCTCGAGCTGCTGCGGCTGCTCTCCTTCACGCGCGACGGCGCCCTGCCGATGGCCAGCGCGAGCGCCCGCCTGCAGGTCCATCCCACCAGCATCACGAACGTCGTGGACCGGTTGGAACGGGACGGCTTTGTGCGCCGCGAGGCCCACCCCAGCGACGGCCGGGCCACCCTGGTGGTGCTGACCGGAACCGGGCGCGCGTTGGTGGACCGGGCCACGGAGGTGCTCAACGGGCAGGTGTTTGAACAGCCCGGCATCCCGGTGGAGGACCTGCGCAGCATGACCGGGATACTGGCCCGCTTCCGCCGCGCCTCAGGCGACTTCACCGACCCCGCGCCGCACCCCGAACCCCTATAG
- a CDS encoding MBL fold metallo-hydrolase, which produces MMTVTGHEQFAAWEKKVMPPVEEVRPGVWSIPVPFPGNPMRYTLAYLLAGDGEAALVDPGWDSGEGWEALKAGLTEAGVTPSDITGVVVTHYHPDHLGMAARLRARGKTWMMLGENEPLPSQWSQDMESFVAGDLAQFTAWGVPAGLLPEVTFRDGQWDQLRAIAGPEIRLPDGALLPIAGLAVRTLATPGHTPGHICLVDEKNQLILTGDHVLPRITPHVSLEAHGQDNPVADYLHSLGRMAAADGMEVLPAHEYRFTGLADRVAGLKAHTLQRSGEVRAVLAGGNARTVWDVARELTWSRGFDSLRRFTLRLALAETASHLVYLRSQGVPVDIDVHRGAPAVR; this is translated from the coding sequence ATGATGACAGTTACCGGACACGAACAGTTCGCGGCCTGGGAAAAGAAAGTGATGCCTCCGGTGGAGGAGGTGCGCCCCGGGGTGTGGTCCATCCCCGTGCCATTCCCGGGGAACCCCATGCGCTACACGCTTGCCTATCTCCTGGCGGGTGACGGGGAGGCCGCCCTCGTGGACCCGGGCTGGGACTCGGGGGAGGGATGGGAAGCGCTCAAGGCGGGATTGACAGAAGCGGGGGTGACGCCGTCGGACATCACAGGGGTGGTGGTGACGCACTACCACCCGGACCACCTCGGCATGGCGGCGCGGCTGCGGGCCAGGGGGAAGACATGGATGATGCTGGGTGAAAACGAGCCGCTGCCATCGCAGTGGTCCCAGGACATGGAGTCCTTTGTGGCCGGGGACCTGGCGCAGTTCACCGCGTGGGGCGTCCCGGCCGGGCTGCTGCCTGAGGTGACGTTCCGGGACGGGCAATGGGATCAGCTGCGTGCCATCGCCGGGCCGGAGATCCGGCTGCCCGATGGCGCGCTGCTGCCCATTGCCGGGCTGGCCGTCAGGACGTTGGCGACACCGGGCCACACGCCGGGGCACATTTGCCTGGTGGACGAGAAGAACCAGCTGATCCTGACCGGCGACCACGTCCTGCCGCGCATCACCCCGCATGTCTCCCTGGAAGCCCATGGGCAGGATAATCCCGTGGCCGACTACCTGCACTCCCTGGGCCGGATGGCCGCCGCGGACGGCATGGAGGTGCTGCCCGCCCACGAATACCGCTTCACGGGCCTGGCAGACAGGGTGGCCGGGCTGAAGGCGCACACGCTGCAACGCTCCGGCGAAGTCCGGGCGGTGCTGGCCGGGGGGAACGCGCGGACCGTGTGGGACGTGGCGCGGGAACTGACGTGGTCGCGGGGCTTTGACTCGCTGCGCCGCTTCACGCTGCGGCTGGCACTTGCCGAGACGGCCAGTCACCTGGTCTACCTGCGCTCGCAGGGTGTTCCCGTGGACATCGACGTGCACCGCGGCGCCCCGGCCGTCCGTTGA
- a CDS encoding CaiB/BaiF CoA transferase family protein, giving the protein MSGPLQGIKVVELSAMGPAPHAAMMLADLGADVVRVVGPAPPVGGYDVGTHLQRSRTTVRADLKDAGDLAAVLDLVAEADVFLEGCRPGTTERLGLGPDECLAANPRLVYGRMTGWGQSGPLAPRAGHDINYIALTGALHAMGPAAQPMPPLNLVGDFGGGSMFVVTGILAALLERGRSGRGQVVDAAMVDGVSVLSQIILELRSVGMWTDARGTNLLDGAAPFYRTYACAGGGFVAVGAIEPQFYAALLDGLGVAGGPDGSLPDRDDPAQWPALAGVLARAFAARTREGWARVFDGVDACVTPVLTYAEAARHPHLAARGTLSGSGRNIVAAPAPRFSRSMTQSPDAAPSAAPNAGGNAGIESITNAWRAP; this is encoded by the coding sequence ATGAGTGGTCCGTTGCAGGGAATCAAGGTCGTGGAACTGTCCGCCATGGGACCGGCACCCCACGCTGCCATGATGCTCGCGGACCTGGGGGCCGACGTGGTGCGGGTGGTGGGACCGGCGCCCCCGGTGGGCGGGTACGACGTCGGCACGCACCTCCAGCGGTCCCGCACCACGGTCCGGGCGGACCTGAAGGACGCAGGCGACCTTGCAGCCGTGCTGGACCTGGTGGCCGAGGCCGATGTCTTTCTTGAGGGCTGCCGCCCCGGCACGACCGAACGGCTCGGCCTGGGCCCCGACGAGTGCCTGGCGGCCAATCCCCGGCTGGTTTACGGGCGCATGACCGGCTGGGGGCAGTCCGGGCCGCTGGCACCGCGGGCCGGGCACGACATCAACTACATTGCGCTCACCGGCGCCCTCCATGCCATGGGCCCGGCCGCCCAGCCCATGCCGCCGCTGAACCTGGTGGGCGACTTTGGCGGCGGCTCGATGTTTGTTGTCACCGGCATCCTGGCGGCCCTGCTTGAACGGGGCCGTTCGGGTCGCGGCCAGGTGGTGGACGCCGCCATGGTGGATGGCGTCAGCGTGCTTTCACAGATCATCCTGGAACTGCGCTCGGTAGGGATGTGGACCGACGCCCGGGGCACGAACCTGCTAGACGGGGCCGCCCCGTTCTACCGCACCTATGCGTGTGCCGGCGGCGGATTCGTAGCCGTGGGGGCCATTGAGCCGCAGTTTTACGCCGCACTGCTCGACGGGTTGGGGGTTGCCGGTGGGCCCGACGGGAGCCTGCCGGACCGGGACGACCCCGCGCAGTGGCCGGCGCTCGCCGGGGTCCTGGCACGGGCGTTTGCCGCCCGGACACGTGAAGGGTGGGCCCGGGTGTTCGACGGCGTCGACGCCTGCGTCACGCCCGTGCTGACGTACGCCGAGGCCGCCCGGCACCCGCACCTGGCCGCCCGCGGAACGCTTTCCGGCTCGGGAAGGAACATTGTGGCAGCACCCGCACCGCGCTTCTCCCGCTCGATGACGCAATCGCCGGACGCGGCGCCGTCCGCCGCTCCCAACGCGGGCGGCAACGCCGGCATCGAGTCGATCACCAACGCCTGGAGGGCTCCATGA
- a CDS encoding crotonase/enoyl-CoA hydratase family protein → MEPENQWAAFTVERTRTGGVVVVRLTGPGRGNMMGLDFWEELPQLFRELDADESVRAVVLTGAGNHFSVGLDVQEVLGPWMAKLGGEAGATAARRSVLLRLIAQLQSGVTAVAQCRKPVIAAVSGWCIGGGVDLISAADVRLASADARFSVREARLAIVADVGSLQRLRGIIGEGQLRELALTGKDITAERAERIGLVNDVFPDRDALLAAALGMAAEVAANSPLAVSGTKAVLNEDREERIARGLRHVALWNSAFLHSEDLMEAVAALGEQRPATFHGK, encoded by the coding sequence GTGGAACCGGAAAACCAGTGGGCGGCGTTTACGGTGGAACGGACGCGCACGGGCGGCGTGGTGGTCGTGCGCCTGACCGGCCCCGGGCGCGGCAACATGATGGGGCTGGACTTTTGGGAGGAACTGCCGCAACTGTTCCGCGAACTGGACGCCGACGAATCAGTCCGGGCCGTGGTGCTTACCGGAGCAGGGAACCACTTCAGCGTGGGCCTGGACGTGCAGGAGGTGCTGGGCCCGTGGATGGCGAAGCTAGGCGGCGAAGCCGGCGCCACGGCCGCCCGGCGAAGCGTGCTGCTGCGCTTGATCGCCCAGCTGCAGAGCGGCGTCACCGCGGTGGCGCAGTGCCGCAAGCCGGTCATTGCCGCCGTCTCCGGCTGGTGCATCGGGGGAGGGGTGGACCTGATCAGCGCCGCCGACGTGCGCCTGGCCTCCGCCGATGCCAGGTTCAGCGTCCGGGAGGCCAGGCTGGCGATCGTGGCCGACGTCGGCAGCCTGCAGCGGCTCCGAGGCATCATCGGTGAAGGGCAGCTGCGGGAACTGGCGCTCACCGGCAAGGACATCACGGCGGAACGGGCCGAGAGGATCGGCCTGGTCAACGACGTGTTCCCGGACCGGGACGCGCTGTTGGCGGCGGCTCTGGGCATGGCCGCGGAGGTCGCGGCGAATTCGCCGCTGGCCGTCTCCGGCACCAAGGCCGTGCTGAACGAGGATCGTGAGGAGCGCATTGCCCGCGGCCTGCGCCACGTGGCCCTGTGGAATTCCGCGTTCCTCCACAGCGAGGACCTGATGGAAGCCGTGGCGGCACTGGGCGAGCAACGCCCGGCCACGTTCCACGGCAAATAG
- a CDS encoding 3-hydroxyacyl-CoA dehydrogenase NAD-binding domain-containing protein: MKNTIRWEQDADGVVILTIDDPDHSANTMNGAYASSMQAAVTRLVAEKDSVAGVILTSAKKTFFAGGDLNDLVAAGPEDAQTVFELGQQIKAPLRTLETLGRPVVAALNGAALGGGLEIALAAHHRIAADTRGSVIGLPEVTLGLLPGGGGIVRTVRRLGVADALMKVLLQGQRYKPREALDIGLVDQVVDTVEELLPAAKAWIAANPRAVQPYDAPGYRIPGGTPSDPRFAAVLPSFPANLRKQLKGANYPAPRAILAAAVESTQVDIDTALEIESRYFVEVVTGQVSTNMIKAFFFDMAHIKSGGSRPEGFDKYTAKKVAVLGAGMMGAGIAFVCARGGMDVVLKDVSLEAAEHGKAHSRTLTGKAVARGRSTQADADALLAKITPTASAADVAGVDLVIEAVFEDADVKRRAFREVQDLVAEGAVLGSNTSTLPITELAGGLRNQPNFIGLHFFSPVDKMPLLEIIAGANTSDETLARAFDIARQIHKTPIVVNDSRGFFTSRVIGTFLNEAIAMVGEGISAVSVEQAGAQAGYPSPPLQLADELNLTLMSKIHKETKAGLERDGGPQQYRRHPAYALLDRMIEEFGRRGKLGGAGFYNYADGHRTGLWEGLAETWGGTAEIPFADMVERMLFAESLEAVRCLDEGVLRSVEDANIGSILGIGFPGWTGGVLQYMNGYDGGLAGFVTRSRELADRYGEHFLPPASLVAKAAAGERY; the protein is encoded by the coding sequence ATGAAGAACACCATCCGCTGGGAACAGGACGCCGACGGCGTCGTCATTCTCACCATCGACGACCCCGACCACTCCGCCAACACCATGAACGGCGCGTACGCGTCCTCCATGCAGGCCGCCGTGACGCGGCTCGTGGCCGAAAAGGACTCCGTCGCCGGCGTCATCCTCACCTCCGCCAAGAAGACGTTCTTTGCCGGCGGCGACCTCAACGACCTCGTTGCGGCGGGCCCGGAGGACGCCCAGACGGTCTTTGAACTGGGCCAACAGATCAAGGCACCGCTGCGCACGCTGGAAACGCTTGGCCGGCCCGTGGTGGCCGCCCTCAACGGCGCGGCGCTCGGCGGCGGCCTTGAGATTGCGCTGGCCGCCCACCACAGGATCGCCGCCGACACCCGCGGCTCCGTGATCGGACTGCCCGAGGTGACCCTCGGCCTGCTGCCGGGCGGCGGCGGCATCGTCCGCACCGTCCGCCGGCTGGGCGTGGCCGACGCCCTGATGAAGGTGCTGCTGCAGGGCCAGCGGTACAAGCCGCGCGAGGCCCTGGACATCGGGCTGGTGGACCAGGTGGTGGACACCGTGGAGGAGCTCCTCCCCGCCGCCAAGGCGTGGATTGCCGCGAACCCCCGCGCCGTCCAGCCCTACGACGCACCCGGATACAGGATTCCCGGCGGCACGCCCTCCGATCCCCGATTTGCGGCCGTCCTGCCGTCGTTTCCCGCAAATCTGCGCAAGCAGCTCAAGGGCGCCAACTACCCGGCCCCGCGCGCCATCCTGGCGGCCGCCGTCGAAAGCACCCAGGTGGACATTGACACCGCCTTGGAGATCGAGTCGCGCTATTTCGTGGAGGTGGTGACCGGTCAGGTGTCCACCAACATGATCAAGGCCTTCTTCTTCGACATGGCACACATCAAGTCCGGCGGCAGCCGCCCGGAGGGTTTTGACAAGTACACGGCAAAAAAGGTCGCTGTGCTGGGTGCCGGCATGATGGGCGCCGGCATTGCCTTCGTGTGCGCCCGCGGCGGGATGGACGTGGTGCTCAAGGACGTCTCGCTCGAGGCGGCCGAGCACGGCAAGGCACACTCGCGCACGCTCACCGGGAAGGCGGTGGCCCGGGGCAGGTCCACGCAGGCCGACGCGGACGCCCTGCTGGCGAAAATCACGCCCACGGCCAGCGCGGCGGACGTGGCCGGCGTGGACCTGGTCATCGAGGCCGTCTTCGAGGACGCGGACGTGAAGCGAAGGGCGTTCCGGGAGGTCCAGGACCTGGTGGCCGAAGGCGCCGTCCTCGGCTCCAACACCTCCACCCTGCCCATCACGGAGCTTGCCGGAGGCCTGCGGAACCAGCCGAACTTCATCGGGCTGCACTTCTTCTCCCCCGTGGACAAGATGCCGCTGCTGGAAATCATCGCCGGGGCGAACACCTCCGATGAAACACTGGCCCGCGCCTTTGACATCGCCCGGCAGATCCACAAGACCCCCATCGTGGTGAATGATTCCCGCGGCTTCTTCACCAGCCGGGTGATCGGCACCTTCCTGAATGAGGCCATCGCCATGGTGGGGGAGGGCATCTCCGCCGTTTCGGTGGAGCAGGCCGGTGCCCAGGCCGGCTACCCGTCCCCGCCCCTGCAGCTGGCCGACGAGCTCAACCTGACCCTCATGAGCAAGATCCACAAGGAGACCAAGGCGGGCCTGGAGCGCGACGGCGGTCCCCAACAGTACCGCCGCCACCCCGCCTACGCGCTCCTGGACCGGATGATCGAAGAGTTTGGACGCCGGGGCAAGCTGGGCGGTGCCGGCTTCTACAACTACGCCGACGGCCACCGTACCGGCCTGTGGGAGGGCCTGGCCGAAACGTGGGGCGGCACGGCGGAAATCCCTTTCGCGGACATGGTCGAGCGGATGCTTTTTGCCGAGTCGCTGGAAGCTGTCAGGTGCCTGGACGAGGGCGTGCTGCGCAGCGTGGAGGACGCCAACATCGGCTCGATCCTGGGCATCGGCTTCCCTGGCTGGACGGGAGGGGTGCTGCAGTACATGAACGGGTACGACGGCGGCCTGGCCGGCTTTGTGACCAGGTCCCGTGAGCTGGCGGACCGGTACGGCGAACATTTCCTGCCTCCGGCGTCGCTGGTGGCCAAGGCCGCGGCGGGGGAGCGCTACTGA
- a CDS encoding acetyl-CoA C-acetyltransferase produces MHEPAVPEALVYDAIRTPRGRGKKGSLHGTKPVDLVVGLINELRTRHPGLDENLIDDLILGVVSPVGDQGAVIARTAALAAGMPNTVAGLQINRFCASGLEAVNTAAQKVISGWDQLIIAGGVEAMSRVPIGSDGGAWAMDPATNFDTYFVPQGVGADLIATIEGFSRTDVDTYAVRSQQLAARAWQEGRFARSVVPVRDRSGLTVLDRDEHMRPDSTVESLAQLTPSFAAMGDAGGFDAVALQKFHSVERINHVHTAANSSGIVDGAALVLVGSAEIGERLGLTPRARIVATATSGADPTIMLTGPTPATQKLLRTASLTVDDIDLFEINEAFAAVVLKFQKDLGIPEEKLNVNGGAIAMGHPLGATGAMILGTVIEELERRDARRAVITLCIGGGMGVATLIERV; encoded by the coding sequence GTGCACGAACCAGCAGTTCCCGAAGCGCTCGTCTATGACGCCATCAGAACCCCGCGAGGCCGCGGCAAGAAGGGCTCCCTGCACGGCACCAAGCCGGTGGACCTGGTGGTGGGCCTGATCAACGAGCTCCGCACGCGACATCCCGGCCTTGACGAAAACCTGATAGATGACCTCATCCTCGGCGTCGTGTCCCCGGTGGGCGACCAGGGCGCCGTCATCGCCCGCACCGCCGCGCTCGCCGCCGGCATGCCCAACACCGTGGCCGGCCTGCAGATCAACCGCTTCTGCGCTTCCGGGCTGGAAGCGGTCAACACCGCAGCCCAAAAGGTCATCTCGGGCTGGGACCAGCTGATCATCGCCGGCGGTGTCGAGGCCATGTCCCGTGTCCCGATCGGCTCCGACGGCGGCGCCTGGGCCATGGACCCGGCCACCAACTTTGACACCTACTTTGTGCCCCAGGGCGTCGGCGCCGACCTGATCGCCACCATTGAGGGCTTCAGCCGAACCGATGTGGACACCTACGCGGTGCGCTCGCAGCAGCTGGCTGCCCGGGCCTGGCAGGAGGGCCGCTTCGCCCGCTCGGTAGTCCCCGTACGGGACCGCAGCGGCCTGACGGTGCTGGACCGTGACGAGCACATGCGTCCCGACTCGACCGTGGAATCACTGGCGCAGTTGACGCCGTCCTTTGCCGCCATGGGCGACGCCGGCGGCTTTGACGCCGTCGCACTCCAAAAGTTCCACTCGGTGGAGCGCATCAACCATGTCCACACGGCCGCGAACTCCTCCGGGATAGTCGACGGCGCCGCCCTGGTCCTGGTGGGCAGCGCGGAGATCGGGGAGCGGCTGGGACTCACGCCGCGCGCGCGGATCGTGGCCACCGCAACGTCCGGTGCCGACCCCACCATCATGCTCACCGGTCCCACGCCGGCCACCCAAAAGCTGCTGAGGACCGCCAGCCTCACGGTGGACGACATTGACCTGTTCGAGATCAATGAGGCCTTTGCCGCCGTCGTCCTGAAGTTCCAAAAGGACCTCGGCATTCCGGAGGAAAAGCTCAACGTCAACGGCGGCGCCATCGCCATGGGGCACCCCCTGGGCGCCACCGGAGCCATGATCCTGGGCACCGTGATCGAGGAGCTGGAACGCCGCGACGCCCGCCGCGCGGTCATCACGCTCTGCATCGGCGGCGGCATGGGTGTGGCCACCTTGATTGAGAGGGTTTAA
- a CDS encoding acyl-CoA dehydrogenase family protein, which yields MSTTQFSASWIDEDLADVARLAQDYFTREVAPREEKFQAQGHPDRDLYERAGELGLSGMSIPEEYGGGGGTFANLALLLQEQTAAGAGSMGFAVSEGIVAHYLLAYATEEQKLRWLPKLCSGEWIGSIAMTEPGTGSDLQAITTRARRDGNDYVVNGSKIFISNGQLCDLVVIAVKTDSAQGAKGMSLLVAEVNDNTPGFTRGRNLAKIGLKGQDTSELFFEDLRIPASHLLGGVEGQGFYQLMNQLPQERLVTAIMAQSISELAVTYALAYTKEREAFGKPLFELQNTRFELAECATITRVNRVFLDDCIVKHVNGDLDAATASMAKYWITDRTGEVVDRCQQLFGGYGYCLEYPIAGLYADNRVLRVLAGANEVMKELIARSL from the coding sequence ATGTCAACAACTCAGTTTTCCGCGAGCTGGATCGATGAAGACCTGGCCGACGTTGCCCGCCTGGCGCAGGACTACTTCACCAGGGAGGTGGCGCCCCGGGAGGAGAAGTTCCAGGCCCAGGGCCACCCGGACCGGGACCTCTATGAGCGCGCCGGGGAACTCGGCCTGTCCGGCATGAGCATCCCGGAGGAATACGGCGGCGGGGGAGGAACCTTCGCCAACCTGGCCCTGTTGCTGCAGGAACAAACCGCCGCCGGGGCCGGAAGCATGGGCTTTGCCGTCAGCGAGGGCATCGTGGCCCACTACCTGCTGGCCTACGCCACCGAAGAGCAAAAGCTGCGCTGGCTGCCCAAGCTGTGCAGCGGCGAATGGATTGGCTCCATCGCCATGACCGAGCCCGGCACCGGCTCCGACCTGCAGGCCATCACCACCCGCGCCCGCCGCGACGGGAACGACTACGTCGTGAACGGCTCGAAGATCTTCATCTCCAACGGACAGCTGTGCGACTTGGTCGTGATCGCCGTCAAGACCGACTCCGCCCAAGGCGCCAAGGGCATGTCCCTGCTTGTGGCCGAGGTGAATGACAACACCCCCGGATTCACCCGGGGCAGGAACCTGGCGAAGATTGGCCTGAAGGGCCAGGACACCTCGGAGCTGTTCTTTGAGGACCTGCGCATTCCGGCGTCGCACCTCCTGGGCGGCGTGGAGGGGCAGGGCTTCTACCAGCTCATGAACCAGCTGCCGCAGGAACGGTTGGTCACCGCCATCATGGCCCAGTCCATCAGCGAGCTGGCCGTGACGTATGCGCTGGCGTACACCAAGGAGCGGGAGGCCTTTGGCAAGCCCTTGTTTGAGCTGCAAAACACCCGCTTTGAACTGGCCGAGTGCGCCACCATCACCCGGGTGAACCGGGTGTTCCTGGACGACTGCATTGTCAAGCACGTCAACGGGGATCTGGACGCAGCCACCGCTTCCATGGCCAAGTACTGGATCACCGACAGGACCGGAGAGGTGGTGGACCGCTGCCAGCAGCTGTTCGGCGGCTACGGTTACTGCCTGGAATACCCCATCGCCGGCCTCTACGCGGACAACAGGGTGCTGCGCGTGCTCGCCGGCGCCAACGAGGTCATGAAGGAGCTCATCGCCCGCTCCCTGTGA
- a CDS encoding enoyl-CoA hydratase-related protein yields the protein MTSYTAVMANEAGHAFRAADADPAVRVVVGGGITITLSCDFRIASTDSRFSFPFSRRGIFPEGASVGYLPRLVGMSRATDWMLTGRLFGTQEALSGLDSPIPAHAADSRLIEGLADSPDAVEAVTSFLEKRAPSFPLSVPGDLPAWLPWLAPDGTP from the coding sequence ATGACCAGCTACACGGCCGTCATGGCCAATGAGGCCGGGCATGCCTTTCGCGCGGCCGACGCCGACCCTGCCGTGCGCGTGGTCGTCGGCGGCGGAATCACCATCACGCTCTCCTGCGACTTCCGGATCGCGTCAACGGACTCGCGCTTTTCCTTCCCATTCAGCCGCCGCGGTATTTTCCCCGAGGGTGCCTCCGTCGGGTACCTGCCCCGACTCGTGGGCATGTCCCGGGCCACGGACTGGATGCTGACAGGACGGCTCTTTGGCACCCAGGAAGCGCTCAGTGGCTTGGACTCCCCCATCCCCGCCCACGCCGCCGACTCGCGGCTGATCGAAGGGCTCGCCGACAGCCCCGACGCCGTGGAGGCCGTTACCTCATTCCTGGAAAAGCGGGCGCCGTCCTTCCCCTTGTCGGTGCCCGGCGACCTCCCGGCATGGCTGCCATGGCTGGCCCCCGACGGCACGCCATGA
- a CDS encoding TetR/AcrR family transcriptional regulator, translating into MTSPPAASDAHPRSAPKEGPGVELAEQRRQRLSPDERREQIFACAQRLFALRPYEDVSATDIAAAAGVARGLVNHYFGNKRGLYLEVVRLNSTVPELAVATLPDGTLQERIDASVTWFLDTLENTGGTWLALGSGGMGRDSDLENILVEAENESVERLMDAMGLAGRHEGREQVRAMMRAYAQLARSGAREWLLRKTLNRLQVHTLLSATLLAIVSDAVPALTPAAGPRKGPP; encoded by the coding sequence ATGACGTCCCCCCCAGCGGCCTCGGATGCGCACCCGCGGTCCGCGCCCAAGGAGGGACCCGGCGTCGAGCTTGCCGAACAGCGCAGGCAGCGGCTGAGCCCGGATGAGCGCCGCGAACAGATCTTCGCCTGCGCCCAAAGGCTGTTTGCCCTGCGCCCGTACGAGGACGTCTCCGCCACCGACATTGCCGCGGCTGCGGGGGTGGCCCGCGGGCTGGTCAACCACTATTTCGGCAACAAGCGCGGACTGTACCTGGAGGTTGTCCGGCTGAATTCAACGGTGCCCGAGCTCGCGGTGGCAACGCTGCCGGACGGCACCCTTCAGGAGCGCATCGACGCGTCCGTCACCTGGTTCCTGGATACGCTGGAAAACACCGGAGGGACGTGGCTGGCGCTCGGATCCGGGGGCATGGGGCGCGACTCGGACCTCGAAAACATCCTGGTCGAGGCGGAAAACGAATCCGTCGAACGGCTCATGGACGCGATGGGGCTGGCCGGGCGCCACGAGGGCCGGGAGCAGGTCCGCGCCATGATGCGTGCCTATGCCCAGCTGGCGCGCAGCGGCGCACGGGAGTGGCTGCTGCGGAAAACCCTCAACCGGCTCCAGGTGCACACCCTGCTGTCCGCCACACTGCTGGCAATTGTTTCCGACGCCGTCCCCGCCCTCACGCCTGCCGCGGGGCCACGGAAAGGTCCGCCATGA